From Spirosoma agri, one genomic window encodes:
- the argC gene encoding N-acetyl-gamma-glutamyl-phosphate reductase, with the protein MKLNVGIIGGAGYTGGELLRILINHPFVTVAFTHSKSQAGKPVWATHTDLLGDTDLKFSGEDISVLLAQEGLDAIFLCSGHGASATFMAENEISDDITIIDLSTDFRDEHDDFVYGLPELQRERIQEATRIANPGCFATSIQLALLPLAKAGLLHDAVQVSAITGSTGAGQALVPTTGFTWRNNNISIYKAFTHQHLTEIRQSLTTLDPDFTHAINFIPYRGDFTRGIMANVYTPFTGTLDEANELYHTFYANHPFTHVSAASVDVKQVVGTNKCFLHLELHDGQLLITSVIDNLTKGAAGQAIQNLNLVLGLPEDTGLRLKAVAF; encoded by the coding sequence ATGAAACTGAACGTTGGCATTATTGGTGGAGCTGGCTACACAGGTGGCGAATTACTCCGAATCCTGATCAATCACCCCTTTGTTACGGTGGCCTTTACGCATAGCAAGAGTCAGGCCGGTAAACCGGTATGGGCTACGCACACGGATCTGTTGGGCGATACTGACCTGAAATTTTCGGGCGAAGATATATCGGTACTATTGGCGCAGGAAGGGCTGGACGCTATTTTTCTCTGTTCAGGCCACGGGGCATCCGCTACGTTCATGGCCGAAAACGAGATTTCGGACGATATTACGATCATTGATCTGAGTACCGATTTTCGGGACGAGCACGATGATTTCGTGTATGGGCTACCCGAACTTCAGCGCGAACGGATTCAGGAAGCCACGCGCATTGCTAATCCCGGCTGTTTTGCTACGAGCATTCAACTGGCCCTGTTGCCACTCGCCAAAGCCGGATTGCTGCACGATGCTGTCCAGGTGAGCGCCATTACAGGCAGCACGGGTGCAGGACAGGCACTCGTACCGACAACGGGCTTTACCTGGCGCAACAACAACATCTCGATCTACAAGGCATTTACGCACCAGCATTTGACTGAGATTCGGCAGAGTCTGACAACTCTCGATCCGGATTTCACCCACGCAATCAACTTCATACCCTACCGGGGCGATTTTACGCGGGGAATCATGGCAAACGTGTATACGCCGTTTACCGGTACGCTGGACGAGGCAAACGAGCTATACCATACCTTTTACGCCAATCACCCGTTTACGCACGTGAGCGCTGCGTCCGTTGATGTAAAACAGGTAGTTGGAACGAACAAGTGCTTTTTGCATCTCGAACTGCATGATGGTCAGTTACTTATCACGAGCGTGATCGATAACCTGACCAAGGGGGCTGCCGGACAGGCGATCCAGAACCTTAACCTCGTACTTGGTTTGCCGGAAGATACCGGGTTGCGATTGAAAGCCGTAGCGTTTTAA
- a CDS encoding RNA polymerase sigma factor, with protein MPRSRTQTGPDDETLWNLFRNGDETAFARLYQNYVQTLYHYCAHFATDRALIKDCIHDLFVELWKHRTTIGPTTSVRFYLMASIKRKLVRHLTAEQKLVSQDEITNGRRVGDTLPGADPSHENLLISYEEDSFMNDCLHQALEKLPRRQREAVHLRYFQNMSNEEISTLMQINIQSVYNLIFGAMSNLKRYITPENVAL; from the coding sequence ATGCCTCGTTCCCGTACGCAAACCGGACCTGACGACGAAACTCTTTGGAACCTGTTTCGCAATGGCGATGAAACTGCTTTCGCCCGCTTGTATCAGAACTACGTTCAAACACTTTACCATTACTGTGCCCACTTTGCCACCGATCGGGCGCTGATCAAAGATTGCATTCACGATTTGTTTGTTGAATTGTGGAAACACCGGACAACCATTGGTCCAACAACATCGGTTCGGTTTTACCTGATGGCGTCTATCAAGCGGAAACTGGTTCGTCACTTAACCGCCGAACAGAAATTAGTAAGCCAGGATGAAATAACTAACGGTCGGCGCGTGGGCGATACCCTGCCCGGTGCGGATCCATCCCACGAGAATCTGCTGATTTCGTATGAGGAAGATTCATTTATGAACGACTGTCTGCACCAGGCGCTCGAAAAGCTCCCCCGCCGTCAGCGTGAAGCGGTTCACCTCCGCTATTTCCAGAATATGAGTAATGAAGAAATTTCGACCTTAATGCAGATAAATATACAGTCCGTCTACAATCTTATTTTTGGCGCGATGAGCAACTTGAAACGCTACATCACCCCCGAGAACGTAGCCCTCTAA
- a CDS encoding acyltransferase family protein, which translates to MPLPSTDTQSGFPAGRLMSMDAYRGFVMTLMAAELLSFHRLHEAFPDSSFWAFLAHHQDHVPWAGCSLHDLIQPSFSFLVGVALPYSVASQTAHGQPATAQFWRALRRSLILIVLGIFLRSTHAEQTYFTFEDTLTQIGLGYPFLFLLGKTRPQTTWIAFGLILVAYWLAFVLYPVPVTFDYSQVGVPANWPEQYSGLMAHFNKNSNLAWAFDRWFLNLFPRETPFLFNGGGYATLSFIPTLGTMLLGLQAGRWLRSDLTHSALIKRLLIAGAIGLAGGMLLQVAGICPIVKRIWTPAWVLFSGGWCFWLLTFFYSVIDVSGHRKWAFPLVVVGMNSIAIYCLVHLIDRFIIASLYTHLGHGPFLIFGPAYEQLLIGAVTLVIFYAILRWMYRRKLFIRI; encoded by the coding sequence ATGCCCCTTCCTTCTACCGACACCCAATCGGGTTTTCCGGCGGGCCGCCTGATGTCTATGGATGCCTACCGGGGCTTCGTTATGACATTGATGGCCGCCGAACTGCTGAGCTTTCACCGACTGCACGAAGCCTTTCCGGACAGTTCGTTCTGGGCGTTTCTGGCCCACCACCAGGACCATGTGCCCTGGGCAGGCTGCTCCCTACACGACCTGATTCAGCCGTCGTTTTCGTTTCTGGTCGGGGTGGCGCTCCCCTATTCGGTGGCTAGTCAGACCGCGCACGGTCAACCGGCAACTGCGCAGTTCTGGCGCGCCCTCCGTCGATCGCTGATTTTGATTGTACTGGGCATTTTCCTCCGGTCCACCCATGCCGAACAAACGTACTTCACGTTCGAGGATACCCTGACCCAAATTGGCCTAGGTTATCCGTTTTTGTTTTTACTCGGCAAAACCCGTCCGCAAACTACCTGGATCGCCTTTGGCTTGATTTTAGTTGCTTATTGGCTGGCCTTCGTCCTGTATCCAGTGCCGGTCACCTTTGATTATAGTCAGGTTGGCGTTCCGGCAAACTGGCCGGAGCAGTATTCGGGTCTGATGGCTCATTTCAACAAAAACAGTAATCTGGCCTGGGCTTTCGATCGCTGGTTTCTGAATTTATTTCCGCGCGAAACACCCTTTCTGTTTAACGGCGGAGGCTATGCTACCCTGAGTTTTATTCCAACACTCGGCACGATGCTGCTTGGGTTACAGGCTGGCCGATGGCTACGATCTGACCTCACGCATTCTGCACTGATCAAGCGCTTACTTATTGCCGGAGCGATAGGGCTGGCTGGCGGTATGCTGTTACAGGTCGCGGGTATTTGTCCCATCGTCAAGCGGATCTGGACACCGGCCTGGGTCCTGTTTAGTGGCGGCTGGTGTTTCTGGCTGCTAACGTTTTTCTATTCCGTTATCGACGTATCCGGACACCGGAAGTGGGCGTTTCCGCTGGTTGTCGTTGGCATGAACTCCATTGCCATTTACTGCCTGGTTCACCTCATCGACCGGTTTATTATCGCGTCACTTTATACTCATCTCGGGCATGGGCCGTTTCTGATCTTCGGACCTGCTTATGAACAGTTACTGATTGGGGCCGTTACATTAGTCATTTTCTATGCTATTCTCCGGTGGATGTACCGCCGAAAACTCTTTATTCGAATCTAA
- the ade gene encoding adenine deaminase, giving the protein MPAANILNLFDQTIFYGNLVVNSGFITSIERIDDERPGEPYIIPGFVDAHVHIESSLLTPPQFARLAVVHGTVATVSDPHEIGNVLGVAGVEYMLREAAEVPFKFMFGAPSCVPATPFETAGATINVEDVRYLLGLDEIGYLAEMMNFPGVLHQDPEVMAKIALAKEVNKPVDGHAPGLTGEDAQRYIDAGITTDHECYTYEEGLDKARRGMHILIREGSAARNFEALIPLLAEFPAQIMFCSDDKHPDTLAEGHINQLVLRALAAGHSLWNVLRAACLNPVLHYRLPVGLLREGDPADYLVVNNLRDFQIERTVIDGEIVAEQGKSFLPDTRSEHVNQFNCESKTVEEFAVPADPTSSQIRAIQALDGQLITNELHLSPNVENGLIVPDLDRDILKLVVVNRYENVPPAIAFVKNFGLKHGAIASSVGHDSHNITAVGCTDESICQAINLVIGARGGLSAVAGTKPHEHDDEVMSRRRFLHLTTTPETQLLPLPVAGLMTDADGYDVATQYMALDQFAKQDLGSTLAAPFMTLSFMALLVIPALKLSDKGLFDGKTFHFTPLQIVK; this is encoded by the coding sequence ATGCCTGCGGCCAACATCCTGAATCTTTTTGACCAGACGATTTTCTACGGAAACCTTGTCGTCAACAGTGGTTTTATTACCAGCATCGAACGGATCGATGACGAACGGCCCGGTGAACCGTATATCATACCCGGTTTTGTGGACGCTCACGTTCACATCGAAAGTTCGTTGCTGACCCCCCCGCAGTTTGCGCGGCTGGCGGTGGTGCATGGTACGGTTGCCACCGTGTCGGACCCGCACGAGATCGGAAACGTGCTGGGCGTTGCGGGCGTCGAGTATATGCTTCGCGAAGCTGCTGAAGTACCCTTCAAATTTATGTTCGGAGCGCCGTCATGCGTTCCGGCCACGCCCTTCGAAACTGCCGGGGCAACGATCAATGTAGAGGATGTACGGTATCTGCTCGGCCTGGACGAGATTGGCTATCTGGCGGAGATGATGAATTTCCCCGGAGTGCTGCATCAGGACCCGGAAGTGATGGCTAAAATTGCCCTGGCCAAAGAAGTCAACAAACCCGTTGATGGTCATGCACCCGGTCTGACGGGCGAAGACGCGCAACGGTACATCGACGCGGGAATTACCACCGATCATGAATGCTATACCTACGAGGAAGGGCTTGATAAGGCCCGCCGGGGTATGCATATTTTGATTCGCGAAGGGAGTGCCGCCCGTAATTTTGAGGCTCTGATTCCGCTACTGGCCGAGTTTCCGGCGCAAATTATGTTCTGCTCCGATGACAAGCACCCTGATACGCTCGCCGAAGGACACATCAACCAACTGGTGCTGCGCGCTCTGGCCGCAGGACATTCGCTCTGGAACGTCCTGCGGGCGGCTTGTCTTAATCCGGTTCTCCACTATCGGCTCCCCGTCGGCCTTTTGCGCGAGGGCGACCCCGCCGATTATCTCGTTGTCAACAATCTGCGCGACTTTCAAATAGAGCGGACGGTTATTGATGGTGAAATCGTCGCCGAACAGGGCAAGTCTTTTCTTCCGGATACCCGGAGTGAGCACGTCAATCAATTCAATTGTGAATCTAAGACGGTCGAGGAGTTTGCGGTACCTGCCGATCCAACCTCATCACAGATTCGGGCTATACAGGCGCTCGATGGGCAGCTTATCACCAATGAGCTGCACCTGTCGCCCAACGTGGAAAACGGCCTGATCGTACCCGACCTTGATCGTGACATTCTGAAACTCGTTGTCGTCAATCGGTACGAGAATGTTCCGCCAGCGATCGCGTTCGTCAAAAACTTCGGACTAAAACACGGCGCGATTGCGTCGTCGGTTGGGCACGATTCCCACAATATAACCGCCGTTGGCTGTACTGACGAGAGCATTTGTCAGGCCATCAATCTGGTCATCGGAGCCCGAGGAGGCTTGTCGGCGGTAGCTGGCACCAAGCCCCACGAGCATGACGATGAAGTAATGAGCCGTCGCCGATTTCTTCATTTGACCACAACGCCCGAAACGCAATTACTTCCGTTGCCCGTTGCCGGCCTGATGACCGACGCAGACGGCTATGACGTAGCCACTCAATACATGGCGCTGGACCAGTTTGCCAAACAAGATTTGGGAAGTACGCTGGCAGCCCCGTTTATGACCCTGTCCTTCATGGCTTTATTGGTTATACCGGCTCTGAAGTTAAGTGATAAGGGTTTGTTCGATGGGAAAACGTTTCATTTCACCCCTCTTCAAATTGTTAAATAA
- a CDS encoding replication-associated recombination protein A codes for MNTDSTPLPERVRPRTINDVIGQRKLIGPSGALRRAVDAGRLPSMILWGPPGVGKTTLALLLAEAVKRPFIALSAINSGVKEIRDVLSRPSGIFPPVVFIDEIHRFNKSQQDALLGAVEKGQITLIGATTENPSFEVNSALLSRCQVYILEGLSRDELIQVIDRAIGQDAFLKSKQITVESYDALLRLSGGDGRKLLNLLELVASAHVAADPLVITDEGVTTVAQQNIARYDKSGEQHYDIISAFIKSLRGSDPNAALYWMARMIVAGEDPIFIARRMLIMASEDIGNANPTAMIMASEAVQAIRAIGMPEGRIILSQVAVYLATSPKSNASYVAIDEAIALAEQTAHLPVPLHLRNAPTKLMKQIGYGNDYQYAHAHEGNFAQQNFLPDDLKGRKLYEPGQNAREAEIRRSLQKWWGEWYGY; via the coding sequence ATGAATACGGACTCAACGCCCTTACCCGAGCGGGTTCGCCCCCGCACAATCAACGATGTTATTGGTCAGCGAAAGCTTATTGGTCCATCCGGTGCCCTGCGTCGGGCGGTCGATGCCGGACGCTTACCCTCTATGATCCTGTGGGGACCGCCCGGCGTGGGTAAAACGACGCTGGCTCTGCTGCTGGCCGAAGCAGTCAAACGGCCCTTCATCGCTCTGAGCGCCATCAATTCGGGCGTCAAGGAAATTCGGGATGTATTGAGCCGCCCATCGGGCATCTTTCCGCCGGTGGTTTTTATCGACGAAATTCATCGCTTTAACAAAAGCCAGCAGGATGCGTTGCTGGGCGCTGTCGAAAAAGGGCAGATCACGCTTATTGGTGCCACCACCGAAAATCCTTCGTTTGAAGTGAACAGTGCGCTACTGTCGCGTTGTCAGGTATATATTCTGGAAGGACTCAGTCGCGATGAGCTGATTCAAGTTATTGATCGGGCGATTGGGCAGGATGCGTTTTTGAAATCGAAGCAGATTACCGTCGAATCTTACGATGCCTTGCTGCGCCTGTCGGGTGGCGATGGGCGAAAACTGCTGAACCTGCTGGAACTGGTAGCGTCGGCTCACGTTGCGGCTGACCCACTGGTGATCACCGATGAGGGCGTAACAACCGTGGCCCAACAGAACATTGCCCGCTACGATAAGTCTGGCGAGCAGCATTACGACATTATTTCGGCCTTCATCAAATCGCTACGCGGGTCAGATCCGAACGCAGCTTTGTACTGGATGGCCCGGATGATCGTAGCCGGTGAGGACCCAATCTTCATCGCCCGGCGCATGCTGATCATGGCATCGGAAGATATTGGAAATGCAAATCCCACCGCTATGATTATGGCGTCGGAAGCGGTGCAGGCCATTCGCGCTATCGGTATGCCCGAAGGGCGGATTATTCTGTCTCAGGTCGCGGTCTACCTGGCCACCTCCCCGAAGAGCAATGCAAGCTACGTAGCCATTGACGAAGCCATTGCGCTGGCCGAGCAGACGGCGCACCTGCCCGTTCCGTTGCATTTGCGCAATGCCCCCACGAAGCTGATGAAGCAGATCGGTTACGGTAATGACTACCAGTACGCACATGCGCACGAAGGTAATTTTGCCCAGCAGAATTTTCTCCCCGACGATCTGAAAGGGCGCAAGCTTTACGAACCCGGCCAAAACGCCCGCGAGGCCGAAATTCGCCGGAGTCTACAGAAGTGGTGGGGTGAGTGGTACGGGTACTAA
- a CDS encoding UxaA family hydrolase — MSARVLKVHPADNVIVALRNLSAGEQIEFDNAVYSLPYAVGAKHKFVTEDRQIGDPITMYGVLVGKAIQPIRRGEPITTFNLKHDADRYGLDKKQPYSWQPPDVSAWQNRTFMGYHRADGSVGTRNYWLVVPLVFCENRNVLILKDAFERELGYSQPETYREQVHELLSLYRVGDMNTIKKMEPFVDESQNQTLNHLRHQPTRPFKNIDGIKFLTHEMGCGGTRQDSAYLCSLLAGFINNPNVAGATVLSLGCQHLQADMIGAEIKRQNPKFNKPLLLFEQQAGTEYALMSQAVKETFLGLVEINKLERQPAPLSALTVGLKCGGSDGFSGISANPAIGHLSDIIVGLGGKTVLAEFPELNGVEQELINRTDDTTKAQKFINLMGDYSAQAEAAGSGFDMNPSPGNIKDGLITDAIKSAGAAKKGGTAPVADVLDYAEPVVTPGLNLLCTPGNDVEATTGMAGSGTNVILFTTGLGTPTGNPVSPVVKISTNTILKNRMPDVIDFDSGPIVDGEQSIEQNADALLEYIIRLASGDEITQAERLGQDDFIPWKRGVSL, encoded by the coding sequence ATGTCTGCCCGTGTGCTGAAAGTTCATCCCGCCGATAATGTCATTGTCGCCCTGCGCAATCTGTCAGCTGGAGAACAAATTGAATTTGATAACGCTGTCTACTCGCTTCCGTATGCCGTTGGGGCCAAGCATAAATTTGTAACGGAAGATCGGCAAATTGGTGATCCGATCACTATGTACGGCGTTCTGGTTGGTAAAGCAATCCAGCCCATCCGCCGGGGCGAACCCATCACGACGTTTAATCTGAAGCATGACGCTGACCGGTATGGGCTCGACAAAAAACAGCCCTATTCTTGGCAGCCACCCGACGTTTCGGCCTGGCAGAATCGTACGTTCATGGGCTATCACCGGGCCGATGGCAGTGTGGGAACGCGCAACTACTGGCTGGTTGTGCCCCTGGTCTTTTGCGAAAACCGAAACGTCCTGATTCTCAAAGATGCCTTTGAACGCGAACTGGGTTATTCGCAGCCCGAAACGTACCGCGAACAGGTTCATGAACTGTTAAGTCTGTACCGGGTTGGTGACATGAACACCATCAAAAAGATGGAACCGTTTGTCGATGAGTCGCAGAACCAGACGCTCAATCACCTGCGCCACCAGCCAACCCGCCCGTTTAAAAACATCGATGGTATCAAATTCCTGACGCACGAGATGGGTTGTGGCGGAACCCGCCAGGATTCGGCTTACTTGTGCTCCTTGCTGGCGGGGTTCATCAATAACCCGAACGTTGCCGGAGCAACGGTGCTAAGTCTGGGTTGTCAGCATTTGCAGGCCGACATGATCGGGGCGGAAATCAAGCGGCAAAATCCTAAATTTAACAAACCCCTGTTACTGTTCGAACAACAGGCCGGAACCGAGTACGCGCTAATGTCGCAGGCCGTTAAGGAAACGTTTCTGGGTCTGGTAGAGATTAATAAGCTTGAACGGCAACCCGCCCCGCTGAGCGCCTTAACGGTTGGTCTGAAATGTGGCGGTTCGGATGGCTTTTCGGGGATCTCGGCCAATCCGGCCATTGGGCATCTGTCGGATATAATCGTCGGACTGGGCGGAAAAACCGTGCTGGCCGAATTTCCGGAGTTGAATGGCGTTGAGCAGGAGCTCATCAATCGCACCGACGATACGACAAAAGCGCAGAAGTTTATTAACCTGATGGGTGATTACTCGGCGCAGGCCGAAGCCGCCGGGTCTGGTTTCGACATGAACCCATCGCCGGGTAACATTAAGGATGGTCTCATTACTGACGCGATTAAATCGGCGGGGGCCGCCAAGAAAGGGGGGACCGCCCCGGTTGCCGATGTGCTCGATTATGCCGAACCGGTCGTAACGCCCGGCCTGAATCTATTGTGTACACCCGGCAACGATGTCGAAGCAACCACCGGCATGGCCGGTTCGGGCACCAACGTGATTCTGTTCACGACGGGATTAGGAACACCTACTGGAAACCCGGTGAGTCCGGTTGTTAAAATATCGACGAATACGATCCTCAAAAACCGGATGCCCGACGTCATTGATTTCGACAGCGGCCCCATCGTGGACGGCGAGCAGAGTATCGAACAAAATGCCGATGCCTTGCTGGAATACATCATCCGGCTGGCATCCGGCGACGAAATAACTCAGGCCGAACGGCTCGGACAGGACGATTTTATCCCCTGGAAACGGGGCGTGTCTTTATAA